The Salvia splendens isolate huo1 chromosome 20, SspV2, whole genome shotgun sequence nucleotide sequence CTAACTTTTAGGTAATTCTACAATGTGTGACCAGGTTGCAATCTTCTCCTAAACTGAAGTTAGTGAACTATAAAGTTAAGTTACATGGACACCAGCCTCCATGCGCAATAAAGAGCTATATGTGTGTGAGTGTGTCCAACCGCATGAAAATCTTGTTTGCCCAACCCAAAATCAGTTCTATACAAATTGAAGCTAAGAATCTGTAGCTATCTATTGTCCCAATATGTGCAAAAGCATCCATCCAATCTACTAATGATGTTTTCCATTGACGAAATCAGAATATGACAGTTCAGTTTTCAGCTAGAAAATTTTGCTAGTAAAGCCACTTCTTTCAACATTATGATGGAAAATAAATTCACCTagaataaaatacataaacagTGGGGCCAAAGCAGAATAATTCTCCAGTTGCTACACTTCTGTAGTGGGAATCTCAGTATATATTTATAACTAGGTATACGAAGTAGTGAAAATCTTATGTGTTAATAGTAACTGTCTAGTATTACATGTCTTCAATAGAATCTAGAAACTATTTAATAGTTCTGGGAAATGAGGAAATTGACAGTGGAGTCCCAACTACTTTAGCCATAACAGAATACAGGAGTATTTATTTAGAGACATTACATAGTCCAAACTTGGAAGCTCATAAATCACCACTTCACTCACTAAAGATTAAATTAACACAAAATATGAAATCAAATAAGAAGCTAAAGAGTACATTGATCTAAAACCCCAATCAAGTGAGGCGCTATCAAACTACCAAACATTTTCTCTACCATTTTTTCAGAATTATCCGGAGAACTAACAGCATTTTGACCGTAGGAAGCTACCAGTGCATatgaaattatcaaaataattcaATCCAGCGCCCAATTGATACAATTTTACATCACTAATTAAAGCATAAACGAAATAGCAACTAAGCTCTACTTAAAACACATATAAATAAGCTAAACGTACACACCGGGAGAAAAACTCACCGATTTATCTTTCGGAATGGGGAGCCCGTCGAAGATTGACATCTCAATCCAAATCAGCTAAATTACAGCTCCTAGAAATTGAAGAATATCAGATTCCAAATTCTTGAGATTAACTGAAAATCGGAAGCATTAGAAGTTATATACAACTGGGTGTATGTATACACACAGAGAGACGCAATTATGGAAGAGAAAACATGCTTACTGGATTTGTCAAATTATGGCTTGAAGAAATAGATCAGATTATTGGTTTAATTTCTGCAAATAAATTACTATTTCCGACatttgatttttgaattttcaatATCAAGACTATTTGATTATTGAAAACTAGTGAGAATGAGTCGAGCCATAAGGGTATAGACGTCAATTCTCAAGTCCGTGCATATCGGTGTTGTACCTTAAAGTAGTTAGATTTCGTATTTTATGCCATATTAAATTTAATAGGGAGTgtgttaaaacttaaaattagAAGATGATGACAGATTGATGAAAAGTCCAGGTCAAAAATCTCAAAATTGTCATTCGAATTAAAAATAGGATTAATTGGCAAGTAGTGACAATataaatcattttaaaatttaaaaatggagttgaaaacaattttaattatattgttTCGTAACATTTCTCAATGTCACGACTTagcaagacaaaaaaaaaatctctaaTAACTTAGTCTCCAACTCAAGTCTTTTGAATACGATGATACATGCTTTACAAATtgatgtaattaaattaaaatttcaaactatgatttgtactaggggtgtcgaaacgggtagcgggtattGGGTATCCGCACACCCGACCCGTTACCCGTCGGGTATCGGGTACCCGCTACCCGACATAAGCGGGAACGGGTTCGGGTACGGGTATTGAGTTTCAGGTTtttgcgggtatcgggtatacccgttcgggaacgggtatacccgatacccgctTATATACCCGCTTGTATCCTGCCCCTTTCAAGCAGTCCTCAGGTTTATGTGAAACCTGATGAGACATTAGATGCTATCAATAATGTCGATACAGAGATGGAGAATTCATTGGATTCATACAACAATGAATTTCCTCCAGCCTGCGAAGAAAGTTGGATGATGGATTTCAGCAACGAGGGCACTAGCTACAGTCCTGAGTTGCAGTTTGGAGAAAAAGTGGAGGGTGCTGCCAAATTTGATGAAGCACCCCATGATGCTTTTAAATTTTGTCTAATGTATCTGGGGTGAAAGACCTCTTGTCAATGGAAACAGTTTGTAGTTACTTTCGGTCTGAGGTTCGAGGTGAACCATTGTTGTGGAAGAGTATCCACATTGAACCGCCTCTGAATGAAAAGATCATGGATGACATTCTTTTGGAATTGGCTTGTAGGGCTGATGGTACCCTTCAAAGCCTGAGCATGGTGGAGTGCCTGAAAATCACTGATGATGGCATAAAGCATGTACTTGAAACCAATCCACGGTTAACAAAGGTCAGTGGTATTTTAAACGGgtcgggtacgggtacccgccTACCCGTACCCGACAAGGCGGGTACCCGTCACTGTGCGGGTTGGGTAACAGGACAAAGATTTTGGCTACAAACGGGTACGGGTACCCGGTTCTccgggtacgggtacccgcgggtacccgtttcgacacccctaacATTTTGTACCATTTAATTTCGAGATTTGATGTTATTAtgacaaataatataaaaagaCAATGACAACATTGCTAActgatattttgatattttcagttAATTTTATTACATCAAGCCATGGCATTTCTCTGCAACTGATTTCCCCTTCCAAATGAAAACCGCCCTAATTTCCTAAATTTTCAATTACAAACTCTCCCATGGCGTTTCTCTGCAACTGATTTTTTGATTTTATGACTGCAAACCTTTTCATGGATTCATCAAGCCAAAACTCTAATTCGCCAACCTCTAATCACGTCGATGCTTCTCTCCATTCCGCCCTTCCTCCCATTCCTTCAAGCTCTAACCCCACCGCAGCTCGGCACTCCAATTTGAATCCCAACATTGTGCAAAACCCTACTTCAGATGCCAATTCAGTCCATGATCACTTTCTTTTTGTGGCGATACCGAAAGGCAAAAGACGAGACCGGCCCCGGAACCTGACGCCGCACCAAAACCATGTAAGGCTGTCTTCTCTGTCTCTCAATAGCGGCGTCAGTACTACAGGGGCTTCTATGGAAGGTTCTAGTTCAGGCCAGGTTAATAGGGCTCGGCTGCATAGCCGAGGCAATTTAGCGTCGAAGAAACATGGATCCAGTTCAAATTCTGCGACTCCGACCAAGAAAAGTGTGGATGACATGTCTGATGAGATCATCGTTATAAATAAGGATGCCACAGCTGAGGCATTGACTGCGCTTACATCCGGATTCCCGGCTGATTCGCTTACCGATGAGGAAATAGATTACGGGGTTGTTTCCGTGGTTGGGGGAATAGAACAGGTTAACTATATATTGATTAGGAATCATATAATTACTAAGTGGCGTGAGAATGTGTCGAGCTGGATAACGAAGGAAATGTTTGTGGACATTGTGCCAAAGCATTGCGGGGCACTATTGGATAGGGCTTATGGTTACTTAGTTACACATGGGTATATTAACTTTGGGGTGGCGCCTGGAATAAAGGAGAGGATTCTGGTTGACCCGAAACAACCAAGTGTGATAGTGGTTGGGGCTGGGCTTGCGGGTTTGGCTGCTGCAAGGCAGTTGATGGCTTTTGGTTTTAAGGTTACAGTTCTAGAGGGTAGGAAGCGTGCTGGAGGGAGAGTGTATACAAAGAAATTAGAAGGCAATAATAGGGTAGCAGCTGTGGATTTGGGGGGGAGTGTGCTTACAGGCACTCTGGGGAATCCACTTGGGATTCTGGCTAGGCAGTTGTCGTTCTCACTTCATAAGGTGAGGGATAAATGCCCTCTATATAGAGTGGATGGGACACCTGTTGATCCTGTATCAGATCGGAAAGTAGAGGCTGGTTTCAATCAGCTTTTAGACAAATTAAGTAAAAACAGGCAGTTAATGGGGGAGGTTTCGCAGGATGTGTCTCTTGGGGCTGCTTTGGAGACATTCAGGGACCCCTTAGATGAAGAGGAAATGAACTTATTTAACTGGCATCTCGCAAACTTGGAATATGCAAACGCCAGTCTGCTGTCTAGGCTTTCATTAGCCTTTTGGGATCAAGATGATCCATACGATATGGGAGGGGACCATTGCTTTCTTCCTGGTGGAAATGGAAGACTGGTTCAGGCATTATTGGAGAACGTTACTGTTCATTATGACAAAATTGTCCAGGCCATCCGTTATGGCAGTGATGGGGTGCAGGTTGTTGTTGGTGGAGGCCAAGTTTACGAGGGTGATATGGTTCTTTGCACTGTACCCCTGGGGGTTCTGAAAAATCGGTCTATTGAGTTTATTCCTGAGTTGCCTCAGAGGAAGCTTGATGCGATAAGGAGACTGGGATTTGGCTTGTTAAACAAGGTTGCATTGCTCTTTCCCCATGCATTTTGGGGAACTGATCTAGATACATTTGGCCATCTCTCTGATCATCCTAGCCGTCGAGGAGAGTTCTTTCTTTTCTATAGCTATGCAACTGTTGCTGGTGGTCCACTTTTGATAGCTTTAGTAGCAGGAGAAGCTGCGTACCTGTTTGAAACTGCAGATCCCACTGATTCTGTGCAAAGGGTGCTTCGGATTCTAAGAGGTTTAAACTGTTACgcttttctctttcttatgaTGAATGATTATGAATAATTCTTTACCTTTTTGGGGCATAATATTGTTTTTTACTTGCTTGCTTGTTTATGACGGGTGCCACTTTAACTAGAAGATCTCGAACATGGTTGTGGATGTAGGACTACTATATGTTTCTGATTAGTTTTGTTTTATGCATTGATTTATGACCTTTGTTTTGTCTCTGAAAATAGTCTTC carries:
- the LOC121782451 gene encoding protein FLOWERING LOCUS D-like; its protein translation is MTANLFMDSSSQNSNSPTSNHVDASLHSALPPIPSSSNPTAARHSNLNPNIVQNPTSDANSVHDHFLFVAIPKGKRRDRPRNLTPHQNHVRLSSLSLNSGVSTTGASMEGSSSGQVNRARLHSRGNLASKKHGSSSNSATPTKKSVDDMSDEIIVINKDATAEALTALTSGFPADSLTDEEIDYGVVSVVGGIEQVNYILIRNHIITKWRENVSSWITKEMFVDIVPKHCGALLDRAYGYLVTHGYINFGVAPGIKERILVDPKQPSVIVVGAGLAGLAAARQLMAFGFKVTVLEGRKRAGGRVYTKKLEGNNRVAAVDLGGSVLTGTLGNPLGILARQLSFSLHKVRDKCPLYRVDGTPVDPVSDRKVEAGFNQLLDKLSKNRQLMGEVSQDVSLGAALETFRDPLDEEEMNLFNWHLANLEYANASLLSRLSLAFWDQDDPYDMGGDHCFLPGGNGRLVQALLENVTVHYDKIVQAIRYGSDGVQVVVGGGQVYEGDMVLCTVPLGVLKNRSIEFIPELPQRKLDAIRRLGFGLLNKVALLFPHAFWGTDLDTFGHLSDHPSRRGEFFLFYSYATVAGGPLLIALVAGEAAYLFETADPTDSVQRVLRILRDIYEPQGIEVPDPIQTVCTRWGGDPLSCGSYSNVSVGASGDDYDILAESVGDGRLFFAGEATNRRYPATMHGALLSGFREAANMAQYTKVRASKIKAEKIPSQNAHTCASILADLFRQPDVEFGSFALLFSRKNADPMAILRVTFGGHRKKPDQQFSNKLLFEQLHSHFNQQQEFHVYTLLPKQQALELRELRGGDEPRINYLEKVGVKLIGRKGLGPSADSIIASVKSERSSRRRSRNRNPSVSGMPKPRVAATNPRQIRKAKIIRHNNNIFSNPSTHIESKAGSSGSLAESRILVNSNGSDTGVRAVLSNKNQPPPNSLDCVDWTSESTCPISQNNGHNNGIATSLGHPIGSMASCNDNSLAPPDSNDVLILADEQSSTPSNFLASSLIPASSSSLETVLSVTDNLSLPHVDVLMGLPGDTSASNTQLIGCQSSEIEATAVSSNCSLAPSSSNLHSVGPQTQDSAMDIADSISCISNQDNIFEDILNELLPPSSTNSSTWQFTGKL